The genome window TGGAAATATAGAGCATGGTAACGTAGTTATCGGTAAAGCAGGAAGAAAAAGACATATGGGAATAAGACCTACTGTAAGAGGTTCTGTAATGAACCCTAATGACCATCCACACGGTGGAGGGGAAGGTAGATCTCCAATAGGTAGACCATCTCCTGTTACTCCATGGGGTAAACCAGCTCTTGGATACAAAACTAGAAAGAAAAATAAAGCTTCAAATAAACTAATAGTATCAAGAAGAACTAAGTAGTAAATTTATTTTTGCTCGGAAAGGAGGAATATAAATGTCAAGATCAACTAAAAAAGGGCCTTTTGTCCATGCAAGACTTTTAAAGAAGATAGAAGCTATGAATGCTAGTGGAAATAAAGAAGTTATAAAAACTTGGTCAAGATCTTCAACTGTATTTCCACAAATGGTAGAAAACACTATAGCTGTTCATGATGGAAGAAAACATGTTCCAGTATATATAACAGAAGATATGGTTGGACACAAATTAGGTGAGTTCGTTCCTACTAGAACTTTCAAAGGACATAAGGATGACGAAAAATCTAATAAGAGAAAATAATTAAATTATGACTAAGAAAGGAGGAATAACAATGGAAGCAAAAGCTACTGCTAAATACGTACGTGTATCACCAAGAAAAGCAGGCCAAATATGTGACCTTGTTAGAGGAAAGAATGTTGATGAAGCATTAGCAATATTAAAGTTTACTCCAAGAGGAGCGGCTTCAATAATAGCTAAGGTTGTAAAATCAGCTAAAGCTAACGCAGAAAACAATCACGAAATGGATACTGAAAAATTATATATAGCATCAATAGTTGCTAATCAAGGACCAACAATGAAGAGATTCATGCCTAGAGCTATGGGTCGTGCAACTACAATAAGAAAAAGAACTTCTCATATAGAGGTTGTTGTTAAAGAGAAAAAATAATTAATAGATAGGAGGGAAAGTAATGGGTCAAAAGGTTAATCCACACGGCTTAAGGGTCGGTGTTATAAAAGATTGGGACTCAAGATGGTTTGCTACTGATAAAAAAGAGTTCGGAAACTTATTATTAGAAGACCATAATATACGTAAATTCTTAAAGAAAAGATTATACTCAGCCGGAGTTGCTAAGATAGAAATAGAAAGATCAGCTAACAAAATAAAAATGGACTTACACGTTGCTAAGCCGGGTGTAGTTATAGGAAGAGCTGGTGCAGGAATCGAAGCATTAAAAGCTGAATTAGAAAAAATGACAAAGAAAACTATAATAGTTAATATAGTAGAAGTAAGAAGTACAGATAAAAATGCTCAATTAGTAGCTGAAAATATAGCTTTAGCTATAGAGAGAAGGGTTGCTTTCAGAAGAGCAATGAAACAAGCTATACAAAGAGCGCTGAAATCTGGTGCTAAAGGGATAAAAGTTTCTGCTTCAGGAAGATTAGGTGGAGCTGAAATGGCTAGAACTGAAGGTTATAGTGAAGGAAATGTGCCACTACAAACTTTAAGAGCAGATATAGATTATGGTTTCGCTGAAGCTGATACAACTTATGGAAAAATCGGTATAAAAGTTTGGATATGTAATGGTGAAGTTTTACCAACTAGAGACGGTGTAAATCCAAGAGAAGAAAGCAGAAAGAACGATAGAAGAGACAACAAGAGAGATAATAGAAGAAACGATAGAAGAGGAAATGATAACAGAGGAAACTACAGAGGACAAAGACCTCAAGGTGGATCAAGACCTCAAAGAACTGAAAACAAAGGAAATTAATAATAGTTAGGTTCAAGGAAGGAGGAAAAATACTCATGTTAATGCCAAAAAGAGTAAAGCGTCGTAGAGTTCATAGAGGAAGCATGTCTGGGCAAGCTCATAAGGGTAACAAAGTTACTTATGGTGAGTTTGGATTAGTAGCATTAGAAGCTTCTTGGATAACTTCTAATCAAATAGAAGCTGCCAGAATCGCGATGACTAGATATATAAAAAGAGGGGGAAAGGTTTGGATAAAAATATTCCCTCATAAACCAGTAACAAGAAAACCAGCAGAGACTCGTATGGGTGCAGGGAAAGGTTCTCCAGAATATTGGGTAGCTGTAGTTAAGCCAGGAAGAGTTATGTTTGAATTAGCAGGTGTTTCTGAAGATAAAGCAAGAGAAGCTATGAGACTTGCTGCACATAAATTACCAATCAAATGTAAATTTGTTAAAAAAGAAGATTTAGAAGTAAAGGGTGGTGAATAGGATGAAAGCTAAAGAATTAAGAGATTTAACAAGTGAAGAGCTAATGAACAAATTAAACGACTTCAAAAGTGAATTATTTAGCTTAAGATTCCAATTAGCTACTGGTCAATTAGAAAATACAGCTAGAATAAAGTTTGTTAAGAAGGATATAGCAAAAGTTAAAACTGTTCTTGCTGAAAGAAAGTTATACGAAACTAGAGCTTAATTTGGAAAGGAGGCTTTTTAAACATGGAAAGAGGAAGAAGAAAAGTTAGAATAGGCCGTGTTGTTAGTGATAAGATGGATAAAACAATAGTAGTAGCTGTTGAAGAATTCGTACGTCATCCACTATATAATAAACGTGTTAAGAGAACTAAGAAATTCAAGGCTCATGATGAAAAGAATATATGTAACATCGGAGATAGAGTTAAAATAATGGAAACTAGACCATTATCTAAAGATAAGAGATTCAGACTAGTTGAAGTTGTTGAGAAAGTTAAGTAGTTTTTGAAGAAGGAGGGATTACGATATGATACAACAAGAATCACGTCTAAGAGTTGCTGATAACTCAGGAGCTAAAGAACTTTTATGTATACGTGTTCTAGGCGGAAGTAAAAGAAGATATGGTAACATAGGCGACGTTATAGTTGCTACTGTTAAAAGTGCAACACCTGGTGGAGTTGTAAAAAAAGGTAAGGTTGTTAAAGCTGTTATAGTAAGAAGCAAACAAGGCGTAAGACGTAATGACGGAAGCTATATATCTTTTGATGAAAATGCTGCTGTTATAATAAAGGACGATAAAACTCCAGTAGGAACTCGTATATTCGGGCCTGTTGCTAGAGAGTTAAGAGACAATGAATTCATGAAAATAGTTTCTCTTGCTCCAGAAGTACTATAATTAAGGAGGTGCAATAGGACATGATGCGTGTTAAAAAAGGTGACACTGTTGTAGTTATAGCAGGTAAAGATAAAGGTAAAAAAGGTTCAGTTTTAAAGGTATATCCTAAAACTAGCAAAGTGTTAGTTGAAGGTGTAAATGTAATAACTAAACATCAAAAACCAAGTGCTATGAACCAACAAGGTGGAATAATAAATAAAGAAGCCCCAATACACATATCTAATGTAATGCCATTTGATCCTGAAACAGGAAAAGGCGTTAGAGTAAGATATGAAGTAAAAGATGGGAACAAAGTAAGAGTATCAGCAAAGAGCGGAAAAGAATTATAATAAATATTGCTTGAAAGGAGGGACCTTAAATGGCTTCTAGATTACAAGAAAAATACATGAAAGAAGTTGCTCCTGCTTTAATGGAGAAATTTGGATACAAAAACGTAATGGAGATACCTAAGTTAAATAAAATAGTTATTAACATGGGTATAGGTGACGCTAGAGAAAATCCAAAAGGATTAGAAAAAGGCGTTGAAGAATTAGAAATAATATCAGGACAAAAGCCTGTTATAACTAAAGCTAGAAAATCTGTTGCTAACTTCAAATTAAGAGAAGGAATGCCAATAGGAACAAAAGTTACATTAAGAGCTGACAAAATGTTCTACTTTATGGACAAATTAGTTTCAGTTTCTTTACCAAGAGTTAGAGACTTTAGAGGAGTTAACCCTAATGCTTTTGATGGTAGAGGAAACTATGCTTTAGGAGTTAAAGAACAATTAATATTCCCTGAAATAGAATATGATAAAATAGATAAAGTAAGAGGAATGGATATAATATTTGTTACTACAGCAAAAACTGACGAAGAAGCTCGTGAATTATTAAAATTATTAGGAATGCCATTTTCTAAGTAAGCAAAGGAGGGATTCCCGTGGCTAGAAAAGCGATGGTTGTTAAACAACAAAGAAAGCAAAAGTACGCTACTAGAGAATACACTAGATGTACTATATGCGGAAGACCGCATTCAGTTTTGAAAAAATTTGGTATATGCCGTATATGCTTTAGAGAATTAGCTTATAAAGGTCAAATACCTGGTGTTAGAAAAGCAAGCTGGTAGAAGCTTGATTAGAATGGAAGGAGGGCAACAAAATGACAATGACAGATCCAATTGCAGATATGCTTACTCGTATAAGAAATGCTAATGTTGTTAAGCATGAAACTGTAGATGTTCCAGCTTCTAATATGAAGAAAGAATTAGCTAGAATCTTATTAGAAGAAGGTTTCATAAGAGGTTATGATGTTATAGAAGATGGAAAACAAGGTATCATAAGAATACAATTAAAGTACGGACAAGAAGGCGAGAGAGTTATAACAGGTCTTAAGAAAATATCTAAGCCTGGAATGAGAGTTTACGCTGCTAACCATGAGATACCAAAAGTATTAAACGGATTAGGAATATCAGTTATATCTACTTCAAAAGGAATATTAACTGACAAGCAAGCTAGAAAAGAAAATGTTGGTGGAGAAGTAATCTGCTACGTTTGGTAATCAATATGAACAATGTAAGGAGGTGCGACCATGTCAAGAATAGGTGTTAAGCCAATAATAATACCAGCAGGTGTTGAAGTTACTATAGCTGAAGGAAATTTAGTTACAGTAAAAGGTCCAAAAGGAACTTTAACTAAACAATTAAGTGCTGAGTTAAACATAAAAAAAGAAGAAAATACAATAATGGTTGAAAGACCAACTGATAATAAAAAACATAGATCTTTACACGGACTAACTAGAACTTTATTAGATAATATGGTTGTAGGTGTAAATACTGGTTTCGAAAAGAAATTAGAACTAAAAGGTGTTGGATATAGAGCTCAAAAACAAGGAAAGAAATTAGTTATGAACTTAGGTTTCTCTCATCCAGTTGAGATGGAAGATCCAGAAGGAATAACTGTTGAAGCTCCAAACCAAACAGAGTTAATAGTAAAAGGTATAGACAAGCAATTAGTAGGTAACTATGCTGCTAAGATAAGAGCTTGGAGAAAGCCAGAGCCATACAAAGGTAAAGGTATAAAATACGTTGATGAAGTAATCAGACGTAAAGAAGGAAAAACTGGTAAAAAATAATACCAAAACTTAAACGCTAGAAAGGAGTGAGCTAGGTGTTAAAAAAGGCTGATAAAAATGCTAATAGACTTCAAAGACATAAGAGAGTTCGTAGAAAAATAAGCGGTACTTCTCAAAGACCAAGATTATGTGTATTTAGAAGTGCTAACAATATATATGCTCAAATAATAGATGACACAAAAAGAGTAACTCTAGTTGCTGCATCTTCTTTAGAAGCAGAAGTTAAGAGTGCTGTCAATCATACAGGAAACAAGGAAGCAGCTAAGAAAGTTGGAGAATTAGTTGCTAAAAAAGCTGTTGAAAAAGGAATCACTGAAGTTGTGTTTGACAGAGGTGGATACTTATATCATGGAAGAATTCAAGAATTAGCTGAAGGTGCTAGAGAAGCTGGTCTTAAGTTCTAATACGAAGGAGGGAAAAATACATGCTACGTCGTAAGCCGATAGATGCAGGACAACTTGACTTACAAGAAAAAGTTGTTGAAGTAAGACGTGTTACTAAGGTTGTAAAAGGTGGTAGAAACTTTAGATTTGCAGCATTAGTAGTTGTTGGAGATGAAAACGGACACGTTGGTATAGGTGCTGGGAAAGCAATGGAAGTACCAGACGCTATAAAAAAAGCAGTTGAAGATGCTAAGAAAAATCTAATAGTAGTGCCAATAGTTGGGACTACAATTCCTCACGAAGTACGCGGACACTTTGGTGCTGGAAATATATTAATAATGCCTGCTGTAGAAGGTACAGGAGTAATAGCTGGAGGACCTGCTAGAGCCGTACTTGAGCTAGCTGGACTAAAAGACGTTAGAGCTAAATCTTTAGGGTCTAACAATCCAAGAAATAT of Clostridioides sp. ES-S-0054-01 contains these proteins:
- the rpsS gene encoding 30S ribosomal protein S19, which translates into the protein MSRSTKKGPFVHARLLKKIEAMNASGNKEVIKTWSRSSTVFPQMVENTIAVHDGRKHVPVYITEDMVGHKLGEFVPTRTFKGHKDDEKSNKRK
- the rplV gene encoding 50S ribosomal protein L22 — protein: MEAKATAKYVRVSPRKAGQICDLVRGKNVDEALAILKFTPRGAASIIAKVVKSAKANAENNHEMDTEKLYIASIVANQGPTMKRFMPRAMGRATTIRKRTSHIEVVVKEKK
- the rpsC gene encoding 30S ribosomal protein S3; this translates as MGQKVNPHGLRVGVIKDWDSRWFATDKKEFGNLLLEDHNIRKFLKKRLYSAGVAKIEIERSANKIKMDLHVAKPGVVIGRAGAGIEALKAELEKMTKKTIIVNIVEVRSTDKNAQLVAENIALAIERRVAFRRAMKQAIQRALKSGAKGIKVSASGRLGGAEMARTEGYSEGNVPLQTLRADIDYGFAEADTTYGKIGIKVWICNGEVLPTRDGVNPREESRKNDRRDNKRDNRRNDRRGNDNRGNYRGQRPQGGSRPQRTENKGN
- the rplP gene encoding 50S ribosomal protein L16; protein product: MLMPKRVKRRRVHRGSMSGQAHKGNKVTYGEFGLVALEASWITSNQIEAARIAMTRYIKRGGKVWIKIFPHKPVTRKPAETRMGAGKGSPEYWVAVVKPGRVMFELAGVSEDKAREAMRLAAHKLPIKCKFVKKEDLEVKGGE
- the rpmC gene encoding 50S ribosomal protein L29, which codes for MKAKELRDLTSEELMNKLNDFKSELFSLRFQLATGQLENTARIKFVKKDIAKVKTVLAERKLYETRA
- the rpsQ gene encoding 30S ribosomal protein S17, whose translation is MERGRRKVRIGRVVSDKMDKTIVVAVEEFVRHPLYNKRVKRTKKFKAHDEKNICNIGDRVKIMETRPLSKDKRFRLVEVVEKVK
- the rplN gene encoding 50S ribosomal protein L14, which gives rise to MIQQESRLRVADNSGAKELLCIRVLGGSKRRYGNIGDVIVATVKSATPGGVVKKGKVVKAVIVRSKQGVRRNDGSYISFDENAAVIIKDDKTPVGTRIFGPVARELRDNEFMKIVSLAPEVL
- the rplX gene encoding 50S ribosomal protein L24, with protein sequence MRVKKGDTVVVIAGKDKGKKGSVLKVYPKTSKVLVEGVNVITKHQKPSAMNQQGGIINKEAPIHISNVMPFDPETGKGVRVRYEVKDGNKVRVSAKSGKEL
- the rplE gene encoding 50S ribosomal protein L5, whose amino-acid sequence is MASRLQEKYMKEVAPALMEKFGYKNVMEIPKLNKIVINMGIGDARENPKGLEKGVEELEIISGQKPVITKARKSVANFKLREGMPIGTKVTLRADKMFYFMDKLVSVSLPRVRDFRGVNPNAFDGRGNYALGVKEQLIFPEIEYDKIDKVRGMDIIFVTTAKTDEEARELLKLLGMPFSK
- a CDS encoding type Z 30S ribosomal protein S14, which produces MARKAMVVKQQRKQKYATREYTRCTICGRPHSVLKKFGICRICFRELAYKGQIPGVRKASW
- the rpsH gene encoding 30S ribosomal protein S8; this translates as MTMTDPIADMLTRIRNANVVKHETVDVPASNMKKELARILLEEGFIRGYDVIEDGKQGIIRIQLKYGQEGERVITGLKKISKPGMRVYAANHEIPKVLNGLGISVISTSKGILTDKQARKENVGGEVICYVW
- the rplF gene encoding 50S ribosomal protein L6, which produces MSRIGVKPIIIPAGVEVTIAEGNLVTVKGPKGTLTKQLSAELNIKKEENTIMVERPTDNKKHRSLHGLTRTLLDNMVVGVNTGFEKKLELKGVGYRAQKQGKKLVMNLGFSHPVEMEDPEGITVEAPNQTELIVKGIDKQLVGNYAAKIRAWRKPEPYKGKGIKYVDEVIRRKEGKTGKK
- the rplR gene encoding 50S ribosomal protein L18, giving the protein MLKKADKNANRLQRHKRVRRKISGTSQRPRLCVFRSANNIYAQIIDDTKRVTLVAASSLEAEVKSAVNHTGNKEAAKKVGELVAKKAVEKGITEVVFDRGGYLYHGRIQELAEGAREAGLKF
- the rpsE gene encoding 30S ribosomal protein S5, which translates into the protein MLRRKPIDAGQLDLQEKVVEVRRVTKVVKGGRNFRFAALVVVGDENGHVGIGAGKAMEVPDAIKKAVEDAKKNLIVVPIVGTTIPHEVRGHFGAGNILIMPAVEGTGVIAGGPARAVLELAGLKDVRAKSLGSNNPRNMVNATIEGLNSLKTVEDIAKLRGKKVEELLG